CAAGATAGAGGAGTACAAACCAATAAATGATCGCTTGTTTCACTTTTGCTGTTCAGGCAGTGCTAAATTAAAGGATAAAAGATAAAAAAGTCTTAAATAAGCTGCACTTTTGCAGCTTATTTTTAAACTGTGGGAGAACAAAATCGTAAGTGGGTTTATCTTATCGTACTTTCCATAATTTGGGGTACGTCGTATATATTGATAAAGAAAGGATTGGAAGGGTTTAACCCAATTCAATTGGGAGCAATTCGTATAGTTATGGCCGCTCTTTTTCTTTTCATAATAGGATTTAAATCCATAAAGACCATTTCTAGAAAAGAATGGCCATGGGTTGGGGTTTCGGGTATTATAGGGAGTTTTGTGCCTATGTTTTTATTTGCTTTTGCAGAAACGGAAATTGACAGCGGTATTGCCTCTATCTTAAACTCGTTAGTTCCACTTTTTACACTGTTCATAGGACTGTTTATTTTTGGTGTAAAATTTACCCAAAATCAATTTATAGGAGTTGCCGTAGGTTTGATAGGAGCGGCACTTCTCATTTTTTTTGGCACCGAAATAAACCCTGACCAAAACTATTGGTATGCAGGATTGGTCGTTGTAGCCACTATTTGTTATGCGTGCAATGCAAACATCATTAAAAGTAAATTGCAGGATGTATCGCCTATGGGAATTGCAGTAGGTAACTTTTTGGTCATTTTTATTCCCGGACTTTGTATTCTGATCTTTTCAGGTTTTTTAAAGAAAGAGGTGGTTTCTGGCCCTTATTTTCTAAGTTCTCTGGGGTATATTATTTTGCTATGTATTTTGGGCACTTGTGTTGCAAAGGTCATGTTCAATAAGCTGGTTAAAATTTCTTCTGCGGTCTTTTCCGTGTCCGTTACTTATTTGATTCCGATAGTAGGTGTCTTTTGGGGTATCGTCGATGGAGAAAAATTTGCGTTTAGGCAATTGCTTGCAGCTGTGGTAATTTTGATAGGGGTTTATATCGTAAACAAAAAAAAGACGCCACAAAGGACGTCTTCTCTTAAAAATTAAGTGTAATCTTATTCAAAATCCGAAGCGGAAACCCCCTCGTTTACTTTGATTTCCTTTACAATAAACTCAAAATTTTGAGGCCCCATGGTCTGGGATAGCTTGAATGGAAATTTAATGCCAGATACTTCTTTGTAGTCACTATATTCTAGCGTATTCATCATTTGCTGTCCTTGTACCTCTTCTGTATTCACTTCCTGAAGTTTTAAGCCAGTTTCCATATCATAAAAAGAAGATTTTTTATCCGTTATCTTAAGCTTGTACGCTTTTTTCCCACTTACCGGCTCCACACCTTCCAAAGTTATGTTTCCAGCAGACAAATAATTAAGCTCTGGAAAGGCAGCGGATTCTTCTTTAATTCTGGTAACTTCTTCGGGAGAAAGGTCTTTTCTCTGACCTTGGGCTACCATATAGCCTTTGTCTCCATCGAGAACTTGTTTTTGCATGGAATTGCCCATCACTTTTACGTCTTGCATAAACTGGTCCTTGGTGGTTTTCTTCATTTCAAGTTCCAACTTCATTCCTTGCATTTCTGCTTCTGCGAGCATTGCGTATGAGCTAACACCTTCCAATTTCTCTTTTCCACCTATGGCCGCTATATATTTTTCTAAGATAGCTTCTACGGTGATCCCTTCTGGAACATCAGCTTCATAATCTGGTTTCTCCGTTTTGGTCGCATATACATCATAAAATAGAGTGGGAACGGCTTTGCCTTTGAATTCTACCTTTTCAAGATTTTCCAAAACTTCGCTTCCTTTTCCGGTAACTACTATTCTTGTGTTATCTGTAGAAAGATGTTTTTGTGCCGCTTTTTGCACATCGGCAATGGTGACTGCTTCAATCCTTTCTAAATATGTTTTGTAGAAATCTTTTGGTAAATCCTCAGTTTCTATATTTAATGCATAATTGGCAATAGTTTCTGGTTTTTCTAAAGCCATGACGAAACTTCCTGCGTATTTTGCTTTGGCATTTGCAAGTTCTTCATTGGTAACGGGCTCATTTACTATTTTGTCTATTTCTTCTAAAATTTGGACTACTGAGCTATCTGTTACGGCATTCCGTACTTGTGCAAATGCGGAGAATCGCATTACGCTGTATTTGTTGTCCCTTATGGACGAATACGAACCATATGTATAGCCTTTGTCTTCCCTAAGATTTTTGAACAACCTTGCTTGCGAACCTCCTCCAAGGATTCTATTGGCCAAAAGGGCATCAAGATAATCCTCATCCTTCATTTTTAGATTCGTAATGTTTTGAACGGATACTTCGGATTGTACCGCATTGGGCATATCCACAAAATTTATCTGGGTATATTGCGCATCGGTAGGTTTTGTGTAACTAAAGGATGGTGGGGTAGCTTTGGACCATGGCGTAAAATAGGTAGTTACTAGCTCCTTTACCTTATCAAGTTCCACATCCCCTAAAACGACCAAATAGGCATTTGCAGGCACAAAATTATTACGGTAGTACTGTTCTACATCTTGTAATGATACATTGTTTACGGTTTCCTCTGTGGTCATTTCGCCATAAGGATGATTTTTGCCATAGGCCAAGGCTAATTGTACTCTATTCGCAATTGCAGAAACGTCTTTTTCTTCAGATTTTATTCCTGTGATAAGCTTATCTTTCTCTTTATCAAACTCCTCTTGTGTAAAGTTTGGGTTCAAGGCGGCATCGGCCATAAGCTCCAAAATTCTTGGGAAATATTTAGAAAGACAGCTTGCAAAGGCACTTTGGTCGCCAATGTTAATGTTTGCTCCCAAGAAATCCACTTCTTCATAAAAATCGTCTTTAGGAATGGATTTTGACCCTTTACCTAGCAAGCTAGCGGTCAAGTCCGAAACCCCGGCTTTGTCACCCTGTAGAATAGGGGGGTTGTCCAAAGTCAGTTGTATGGAAACCCGTGGGAGTTTATGATTCTCTACGACCATGACCTTAAGACCGTTGTTAAGATCAAAACGAACAGGTTCTTTTAAGTTGATTTTTGGTGCAGGACCCGGTTTTGGTTGTTTGGACCTATCTATTTGTGCGTACGATACTGTCATGAAAAAGGACAGTAAAGAAAAAATGATATACTTTTTCATCTTAATTAGCTTCTTTTTGTTCTGGCAAATATTCTAACTCCACCCTTTGGTTTACCTTTAAGTACTTTTTGGCAACTTCCATAATTTCCTCTCTTGTAATGGAGCGGTAAATATCTATTTCTGTATTGATGAGATTAGTATCGTCTCTTAACATGTAGTTTTCTGCTAGAGAATTGGCAATGCCTTCAATACTGCTATTGGCATTTACGAACCTATTTTCAAATTTATTCTGAAGTTTTTGATAGTCTCTTTCTGAAATCAACTCCATTTGTACTTTCAAAATTTCTTCATCTATTTCGTTTTTAAGATCTTGGATTGAATTCTCTCCTACAGGCAGTGCACCTACTACATAAGAACTATAATCCTCAGCAGTGATTGGCACGGAAAATATCTGAAGTGCCATTTTCTTCTCATCAACCAATTTTTTATAGAGCTTGGAACTTTCTCCATCACTTAAATACGTTGATATCATGTCAATGACATAAGCATCCCTTTCGGCTTGCCCTGGAGTCCTGTATGCGAGCAAAATAGCTGGAATCTGAATATTTGGGTCGTAATATTTAGCCTGTTTAGTTGTGGTTATAGGATCTTCAACAATAGTATTTCTCTTTATTTCCGCTCCCTTGGGAATTGGACCAAAATAATCGGAAATCATTTTTTTGGTCTTTTCCTTTTCAATATCCCCAGCTACCACTAGCACTGCATTGTTTGGAACATAGTAGATTTTATTGAAGTTTTTAAAATCGTCTAACGTTGCACTTGCTATGTGTTCCAAGGAACCGATTACGCCCCACCTGTAAGGATGTTTGGTATATAAATTTTTGAGGAGCACTTCAAAAAAGGCGCCGTAGGGAGAGTTATCGACCCTAAGTCTTCGTTCTTCTTGCACTACTTCCTTTTGCGTATCCACCCCAATTTGTTCTATAACGGGATGAAGTAGTCTTTCGGATTCTAACCAAAGTCCTGTTTCTAGGCTATTGGATGGAAAAGTTTCATAATAGTAGGTACGGTCAAGAAAGGTGTTTGCATTTCCGCTACCGCCGTTTGATGAAACTATTTTGTCCCATTCCCCACGCTTAATATTCTTGGTCCCTTCGAAAAGAAGGTGCTCAAAAAAATGGGCAAATCCTGTTTTCTGAGGATCTTCATCTTTGGATCCTACATGGTACATTACTGCTGTGGTTACTACGGGAGCAGAATTATCTTGATGTAGAATAACATGTAAGCCGTTGTCAAGTTTGTACTCTTCAAAGCTGACTTCTTGCGCTACAAGAAAATTACCCACAACAAGCACAAAAAGTGTTGATAGTAAATGTCTTTTCATAATATGGTCTTTGTGTTTATGTATTAATAGTGTTAGTGTGAAATCTATACTGAATGTTACACTAAAATAGATTGAAATTTAAAGGATATATGGAATACCAAACAAGTCTTTAACAAGAAATTTAGTATAATTCATGAACAATCAGTAAATTATACATCCACCAAAAAATATTAAAATGAAAAATTTAACCCTGCCAATTCGTTTTGGAATAGTTACGAGCGCAAGTTTGATAGCGTATTTTTTAATATTATCCTTGTTGGGAAAACATACCAATGTTTTTTATAGTCTCTTTAATGGATTTATTACTGGCTTTGGGATTTATGAAACCATTAAATATACAAAGTTGAGGTTGGGAAAAGATTTCTCGTACGGAAAAGGCTTTACCGCGGGTATAACTACAGGCTTTATCGCTACACTATTGTTTACCATTTTTTTTGCATTGTATTCCACAGAGCTGAATCCTGAATTTCTCAATGAGCTTTCAGCGGTATGGGCAAAAGATTATGCCAATTTCGAAGGTATTGTTTTCTTTACTGTTGCCATAATGGGATTTGCCACGGCCTTGGTTTTGACGCTCTCTTTCATGCAACTTTTCAAAACCTCCAATAATCCTAAAAAATAATCAGTCAAATAAGGGAATATTACTTGTAGATTAAGGATTTAGCAGTATATTTGCACCCGCTAATTTTGATAAAGCGCAAATAATTTAATCTAATTAACGCATTATGTACGCAATTGTAGAGATGGCAGGGCAGCAGTTTAAAGTTGCAAAAGACCAGAAAGTGTACGTTCACCGTTTGCAAACAGAAGAAGGTAAAAAAGTCACTTTTGACAAGGTACTTCTTTTGGACGATGCAGGTGACGTAACCATTGGCGCCCCGGTCATAGAAGGTGCGGCTGTTGAGGCCAAGGTAGTAAAACACCTTAAAGGAGATAAAGTAATCGTCTTTAAAAAGAAAAGACGTAAAGGATACCGTGTAAAAAACGGACACAGACAGTCTTTAACAGAGATTGTAGTAGAGAACATTGTGGCCAAAGGTGCTAAAAAAGCTGCCCCTGCAAAAGCAAAAGCAGAAAAACCAGCTGCTGAGCCAAAGAAAGCTAAAGAAACCAAGGTGGAAGCCCCAAAAAAGGAAGCTCCCAAGAAGACTGAGGATTTGAGTGCTAAAACGGTAGCTGAATTGAAAGAAATGGCCAAGGCTAAAGGAATCTCTGGAATTTCTTCCATGAAGAAAGCAGAGTTGATAGAAGCCTTAACAAAATAAGATAAGAACTAAAAAATAAATATCCATGGCACATAAGAAAGGTGTAGGTAGTTCAAAAAACGGTAGAGAATCAGAATCGAAACGATTAGGAGTCAAGATTTTTGGTGGACAAGCTGCCGTTGCTGGTAACATCATTGTTAGACAACGTGGTACCAAGCACAATCCGGGTGAAAACGTATATTTAGGTAAAGATCATACACTGCATGCACGAGTAGACGGTATTGTAAAATTTCAGAAAAAAGCCGGTGGAAAATCTTTTGTTTCCATTGAGCCATTCGAAGCTTAATAAAAAGTTTTAATACGATACAAACCTCGCTATTTAGCGAGGTTTTTTATTTTGTGCCACTCTACATTATGGCACATAACCCATTTTTAAAGGTTTCATAACCTAAAGGTGATATTCCTCAGTTAGGAAATAGCTTTACTTAGCCCTCAAGCACATCTAGTTCTAAAATGGGTAGAAACTTCAAATCCTTTAACAATACTATATTAGTTTTGTTTTTTGTTCATCTTGCTGGTTATGGCCAACAAAGTGAAGTTGACTTTTCTATAGAGAGAAAATCAGATTCAGTTTTTCTTCATTTACAGCAGCGGTTAGAAGAATCAAAACTTAACCGAGTATCATCTCGAACAATAGCCCAAGATTATTTAGTACTGGGGGAGTACTACCATACGTTAAGGCTTTCTTCAGAAGCCATTGGTCAATTTAACCAAGCGTTGCAAATTATAGGTACTGATTCTAACCATAAACTTTACATCTTATTGAATAACAGCATTGGAAAAGTATACCTATCGCTGAACAATTTTGAACTGGCAGAACAGTATTTTACGGATACTATGAAAGTTTCCTCGGAATTGGGCTTTCAAAATGAACAAGCTGAATCCAAAAGTTTATTGGGCGCTTGTTATGAAAAAAATGGACAGTATGATAAAGCACTACAATATCAAGAGGAGAGCTTGTTGTTGTTTGAAGCACTGAACGATAAAGATGGAGTTGCCATGACCAATGAAAATATTGGAAGTATCTATGAAGATTTAGAAAAATTTGACTTGGCGTACCAATATTTTTCTAAAGCCTATGATTACTTGCGAGATAGCGATTCGGACAAAGAAATCAATGTGCTCAACAACTTGGGCGATGTATACAGAAAAACCGGGAATTACGAGTCTGCCCTTGCTCAAACATATAAAGCTTTGAATCTGGCAATCCGACTAAATAACCGCCATCAAAGGGAAAGCGCACATAATGATTTATCCAAGACCTATGCACTTATGGGGGATTTTGAACAAGCTCATGCACAACTTAAAGAAACTGATAGAATCAATAATGATATCTTAAAAGATCGGAATACCGACCAACTACATATGTTCCAGACGATTTATGAGACCAATAAAAAAGAAGCACAGATACAATTATTGAAGGAACAGAACAAGGTAAGTACGGCCAAACAGAACTTGCTTTGGGTAGCTCTATTTGCAATTGCTGCAATCCTCACTATTCTTTATAGTTATTTGGGAAGAAAACGAAAAGCCAAGATTAAGATCCAGGAATATAAACAGCGAATGTTGAAGGCAGAGTTGGATAAAAAAGAAATTCAGGAGCAAAACCTGCAGCGCGAAGTTCAATTAAAGGCGGCATCCCTATCCAGATATAGTCTTCACCTTTCCCAAAAGAATAAAATATTATTGGATTTATCAAACACACTCAGAAACATAGTTTCTCGGCAAAACATGAACACCCATGGAAAAATAAAACAGCTGGTAAAGGAGATAGACATCAATCTAAAACAAGAAAATGAATGGGATGAGTTTATGAACTTCTTTAAGGAGATACATCCGGAATTCATTAAAAAGCTTTCTTCTTTGTCCCAAAGCAACTTGTCGCCGGCAGAGCTTCGACTGGGAATGTTGTTGCGCCTTAATCTTTCATCAAAAGAAATAGCGACTATTTTAAGGGTGACCCCAGATAGTGTTAGGGTTGCAAGATATCGATTGCGTAAAAAACTACCCATTGACCAAAAAGAAGAATTGGTAAATTTTATGATCGAACTTTAAGTTAGTTTCCATCTGTTCTTTACAAAATGTTAGTACAATGTAAACAAACTGTAATTGTTGCCTTCTTGTTTATGTTGAAATAGAGTTTTGTTTTCTTTTTGTTTTCCTTTAGTTTAAATTATAATGAGTTGATATACATAGATTTGAGTCGGAATTTAACTGATAAGTATATGAAACTGATTAACCTTAAAACACTATCATTTGTAACGCTCTTTATGGTTTTGGCGCTTGCTAAAAGTCAAGCTCAAACAGGAAATGTTCAAGGAACGATCTCTGATGAAAATGGAATCTATGTTCCTGGGGCAAACGTGATGATTTCGGAACTTTCACAAGGGGTCATTACCGATTTTAACGGTAAATTTACGCTAGTAGGAATCCCAGAGGGGAGCTATATATTAGATATTAGCTTTTTAGGATACGAGTCCATTGAACAGGAGGTAACGGTATCGGCCAATGAAACAACATCTGTTACGTTGACCATGCGCCCTAAAAGTCTTGAACTTAACGAAGTTCAGGTTACGGCCTATGGACTTAGCGGACAGGCAAAAGCCTTGAACAGACAAAAGACCAATATGAAGATTTCGAATGTGGTCTCTACGGATCAAATAGGAAAATTTCCGGATGCCAATATTGGTGATGCTGTGAAAAGGATTCCGGGGATCACCATTCAAGTAGATCAGGGAGAGGCACGAAACATTATCGTAAGAGGTCTTTCCCCGCAGTTGAACTCGGTCACTTTGAATGGGAGTAGAATTCCTTCTGCGGAAGGGGATAACCGAAATATTCAAATGGATTTGATTCCTTCGGATATGATTCAGACCATTGAAGTGAGCAAGGCGGTTACACCAGATATGGAGGCCGATGCATTGGGTGGTTCCGTTAACTTGGTGACACGGACATCACCACAAGGATTCAGGGTTGCCGCAACTTTAGGTTCAGGGGTAAATTTCATCACAAATAAAAGAATCTGGAACGGCTCTTTCCTAATTGGCGACAGAACCAAAAATGATAAGTTTGGATGGATGGTCGCCGCATCTATTAATGACAACGATTTTGGTTCTGATAATGTTGAGGCAGAATGGTCCGACGAGGCTGAAAGCCCCTTGACCGAAGAAGATATTGAAATAGATCCCTATGTGGCGGAATCGGACATACGAACTTATTTGGTTCAAAGAGTACGCCGTAGTTTCTCTGCCAATTTTGACTATAAGTTTGATGCGAACAACAGTATTTTTCTTAAGACCATGTATAACTGGCGGGATGATCGTGAAAACAGATATAGATTACGGTTTAATGATATTGAACCTGTATTTGCGGATGGAACAGAAAACGTTATAGGATTCGAAGGCGCCTTGAGCCGACAGACCAAAGGTGGTATCCCAGGTGGTCGTATCCAAAACACCCGTCTCGAAGACCAACGAATGCAAAACTACAGCTTGGGAGGTGACCATCTCTTTGGAAAATTAAAAGTTAACTGGATGGTTTCTTATGCATCGGCTTCTGAAGACAGACCCAACGAGCGGTATGCGCAATACGAACAAGAAGACGCCATAGCTATTTCTGCTGATTTAATGAACCCAAGATACCCTTCGTTCAGACCGGCAAACGCAGCTGATGGAGCGTTGTCTACATTCCTTTTTGATGAAATCACCGAGGAAAACCAATTCACTGAAGAAGAGGACATGAATGCCTTCATCAACTTTGAACTACCAGCCGACTTTTTTGGTCAAGGTAATGGAATGATTAAGTTTGGGGGCCTCGCACGATTGAAGGATAAAGTACGCGACAATAACTTTTTTGAGTTTACACCCCTGACAGGTGGATTTGATAGCTTAGCCGATGTAGAAACTGTAAATCAAACGGACCCTGACTTTTTAGCAGGAAGTCAATATGCTGCGGGAAGCTACTTTTCACCGGCACTTTTGGGAAGTCTTGATCTTTTTGATACTGCAGCTTTTGATGGTTCCCCGGTTCCTGATGAATTTCTAAGAGCTAATTTTGATGTTCAGGAAGATGTTTTTGCGGGGTATCTTATGGCCAACCAAAAGGTATCGGATAAGTTGAGCGTACTTGCTGGGTTACGAGTTGAAAATACCAGTATTACTGCAAAGGGAAATCGAATTCTAGATGAAGAAGACTTGATCGGCGAGGTTACGGATGAAAGTTCGTATACCAATATACTTCCAGGCGTGCACTTTAAATATAATTTCTCCGACCGAACCATTTTGCGTTTAGCTTGGACCAATACGTTGGCCAGGCCCAATTATGTTGATTTGGTTCCTACTCTGGATATTGTCAATGAAGACGAAGAGATTTTTCTTGGCAACTCAGAACTGGACCCGACCACATCCATGAACTTTGATGTAATGGCAGAACACTATTTTACATCTGTAGGTTTGGTGTCTGGAGGTGTGTTCTACAAAAGTATCGATAACTTCATTTATACTTCTGTTTTTGAAGCACAGGATAATAGCTTGGGAGAAAATACTGAAGGCTATAACATCTTTCAACCTCAAAATGGAGATGCTGCATCGATCACTGGATTGGAAGTTTCTTTTCAACGTCAATTGGACTTCTTGCCAGGGTTTGCAAAAAACTTCAATATTTTCTTGAACTATACCCATATTACTTCAAACGCTGAAGGTATTCGCAACGAAGATGGAGATGAGCGGGATGATATCGACCTCCCCAACACTTCACCCAATATGTTCAATGGTTCTTTGGCCTATTCGGGTAAACGAATGAACCTACGCTTGTCTGCCAATTTTTCCGATGCTTATATTGATGAAATTGGAGGTAGACCTTTTGAAGATCGTTTTTATGACAAGCAATTTTTCCTTGATTTCAATGCAATCTATGCCATCAATAGAAATCTAAGTGTTTATTTGGACCTCAATAATATTGTCAACCAACCGCTGCGTTATTACCAAGGGGTTACCAATCGAACACAACAAGTAGAATTTTACGATAGAAGACTGACCTTTGGGTTAAAATACGATTTGTTCAAGAAAAAATAATCTATTCAAATTGGCCTAAAATCCAATTTTAAAATTGGATTTTAGGCTACTTTTATCCTATTCCAATGAAAAACAAATATATATATCTCATATTAATTTTGGTTTTGGCAGCATGTAACCAAAGCAAACTACCGGCAATAACACCAGATATAATTACCCAAAACACACTTAATGACACGGATGACCCAGCAATTTGGATAAATCCAGAGGATGCCTCAAAAAGTATTGTTTTTGGAACCGATAAAGAAACCAATGGTGCTATTTATGCTTTTGATTTGGATGGAAAAATCATAGAGGATAAAACGATCAGAAATATTCAACGACCCAACAATGTGGATGTTGAGTATGGTTTTCAATTAAATGATTCTGTTTCGGTCGATATTTTAGTCTTTACAGAACGTGAAAAGCAGCAAATCAGACTTTTTTCCGTGCCTGATATGGAACCTTTGGATGATGGAGGCTTTCCTGTTTTTGAAGATGAAAGCGCATATGACCAAAAACTTCCTATGGGAATTGGACTCTACAAATCTTCAATGGATAGTCTCATTTATGCCATTGTGGGTAGGAAGACAGGTCCAAGTGAAAATTATTTATACCAATATAAGTTTACCGCGGATAGTACAGGAGTACAATCCAATTTAGTAAGAAAGTTTGGTAAGTTTAGCGGTCAAAAGGAAATCGAGGCCATTGCGGTGGATGATGAAAGCGGGTTTGTATATTATTCTGATGAAGGCATTTGTATCCGAAAATATTACGCAGAACCATCAAAAGGCAATGAAGAAATATCATGTTTTGGTGCTGAGCATTTTTTAGAGGATATCGAAGGTATTGCCATTGCTGTCTATCCTAATGGGGAGGGCTATATTATTGTCTCTAACCAACAACAAGGCGAGTTCAATATTTTTTCAAGAAAAGAAAATGAATTCGTTAAAGCCGTAAATCTGGGTACTCATGAAACTGATGGTTGCGAAGTCGTTACTGTTCCTTTAAACGATACGTTTAAAAATGGTCTTTTCGTGGCAATGAACGATGAAAAGAACTTTTACTTTTATGACCTCGGCAAATTAATGGAAAAGTAGGTCTAAAAGTTCAATTTTCTTTTTCTAGCAGTAATCTGCCATGTATCTGTCTTTTGACCATTTTCGATTACCGATACTTCATCGTGCAGATTAATGGTAGGACAAATATGATATGGAATTCCGTATAAAACATCACCGATTTTGAGGTCCTTCCAGTTCTGTACTTTTAGAACTCCGTGCTCTTCACTTTGTGATATCAATTCATATCCGTCCAAGTTGAGGAGCTTTACCCGTTTGTCGATAGGATTTTCGGGAGCAACCGATTTATGACCCAAGTCTAATGTTATAATACCTTCGGTAGGTTTAGAAATGATACGGGTTACCAAAAGTGCAGCATAGTTAAAGTTCTGTTCTGTTAGCTTTTCACTATAGCCCCAATCCCAAAGAACGCAGGTTCCAGGACTGGTGATTCGGTCTTCATTCAATAAATGGGAGGTAAAAGAAGGTGTTCCCCCGCAAATCATTTGAATGTTCGGATACTCATTTTTTAGGCTTTGGAAGTAATCTGTTACTGCTATAAATCCGTTTTCTATTTTTTCATTGCGGCTATCGAAATCGTTATCTCGCAGATGACCGTCGTATACATGAAAACCTTCAAAATTTAACGATTTGTAACCCTTCAAAACAGTTATAAGTTTGTCCAATTCTGCTCCTATCTTGATTCCAGAACGATTCATACCATTGTTGATGTCAATATAAATATTGATTTTTAAGTCTTGCTCACTGGCTTTGAAATTGAGTAATTCCGCTGTTTCGGTAGAATCGATCAAGGTCGAGAACGTAGTTTTCGAAAAATGCGAAACCAATGAAAGAAATCGGTCTACTTTGGGTCCTACCAATTGGTGTGCAATTAAAACCGAATGTGCTTCTGCCTCAGCTGCAATCTCCGCTTCAGAAATAGTTGATGACTTAAAGTTGGAGATTCCG
The nucleotide sequence above comes from Flagellimonas sp. HMM57. Encoded proteins:
- the rplU gene encoding 50S ribosomal protein L21, which translates into the protein MYAIVEMAGQQFKVAKDQKVYVHRLQTEEGKKVTFDKVLLLDDAGDVTIGAPVIEGAAVEAKVVKHLKGDKVIVFKKKRRKGYRVKNGHRQSLTEIVVENIVAKGAKKAAPAKAKAEKPAAEPKKAKETKVEAPKKEAPKKTEDLSAKTVAELKEMAKAKGISGISSMKKAELIEALTK
- the rpmA gene encoding 50S ribosomal protein L27, whose product is MAHKKGVGSSKNGRESESKRLGVKIFGGQAAVAGNIIVRQRGTKHNPGENVYLGKDHTLHARVDGIVKFQKKAGGKSFVSIEPFEA
- a CDS encoding insulinase family protein; its protein translation is MKKYIIFSLLSFFMTVSYAQIDRSKQPKPGPAPKINLKEPVRFDLNNGLKVMVVENHKLPRVSIQLTLDNPPILQGDKAGVSDLTASLLGKGSKSIPKDDFYEEVDFLGANINIGDQSAFASCLSKYFPRILELMADAALNPNFTQEEFDKEKDKLITGIKSEEKDVSAIANRVQLALAYGKNHPYGEMTTEETVNNVSLQDVEQYYRNNFVPANAYLVVLGDVELDKVKELVTTYFTPWSKATPPSFSYTKPTDAQYTQINFVDMPNAVQSEVSVQNITNLKMKDEDYLDALLANRILGGGSQARLFKNLREDKGYTYGSYSSIRDNKYSVMRFSAFAQVRNAVTDSSVVQILEEIDKIVNEPVTNEELANAKAKYAGSFVMALEKPETIANYALNIETEDLPKDFYKTYLERIEAVTIADVQKAAQKHLSTDNTRIVVTGKGSEVLENLEKVEFKGKAVPTLFYDVYATKTEKPDYEADVPEGITVEAILEKYIAAIGGKEKLEGVSSYAMLAEAEMQGMKLELEMKKTTKDQFMQDVKVMGNSMQKQVLDGDKGYMVAQGQRKDLSPEEVTRIKEESAAFPELNYLSAGNITLEGVEPVSGKKAYKLKITDKKSSFYDMETGLKLQEVNTEEVQGQQMMNTLEYSDYKEVSGIKFPFKLSQTMGPQNFEFIVKEIKVNEGVSASDFE
- a CDS encoding pitrilysin family protein, producing the protein MKRHLLSTLFVLVVGNFLVAQEVSFEEYKLDNGLHVILHQDNSAPVVTTAVMYHVGSKDEDPQKTGFAHFFEHLLFEGTKNIKRGEWDKIVSSNGGSGNANTFLDRTYYYETFPSNSLETGLWLESERLLHPVIEQIGVDTQKEVVQEERRLRVDNSPYGAFFEVLLKNLYTKHPYRWGVIGSLEHIASATLDDFKNFNKIYYVPNNAVLVVAGDIEKEKTKKMISDYFGPIPKGAEIKRNTIVEDPITTTKQAKYYDPNIQIPAILLAYRTPGQAERDAYVIDMISTYLSDGESSKLYKKLVDEKKMALQIFSVPITAEDYSSYVVGALPVGENSIQDLKNEIDEEILKVQMELISERDYQKLQNKFENRFVNANSSIEGIANSLAENYMLRDDTNLINTEIDIYRSITREEIMEVAKKYLKVNQRVELEYLPEQKEAN
- a CDS encoding DUF4199 domain-containing protein, with the protein product MKNLTLPIRFGIVTSASLIAYFLILSLLGKHTNVFYSLFNGFITGFGIYETIKYTKLRLGKDFSYGKGFTAGITTGFIATLLFTIFFALYSTELNPEFLNELSAVWAKDYANFEGIVFFTVAIMGFATALVLTLSFMQLFKTSNNPKK
- a CDS encoding tetratricopeptide repeat protein, which produces MFFVHLAGYGQQSEVDFSIERKSDSVFLHLQQRLEESKLNRVSSRTIAQDYLVLGEYYHTLRLSSEAIGQFNQALQIIGTDSNHKLYILLNNSIGKVYLSLNNFELAEQYFTDTMKVSSELGFQNEQAESKSLLGACYEKNGQYDKALQYQEESLLLFEALNDKDGVAMTNENIGSIYEDLEKFDLAYQYFSKAYDYLRDSDSDKEINVLNNLGDVYRKTGNYESALAQTYKALNLAIRLNNRHQRESAHNDLSKTYALMGDFEQAHAQLKETDRINNDILKDRNTDQLHMFQTIYETNKKEAQIQLLKEQNKVSTAKQNLLWVALFAIAAILTILYSYLGRKRKAKIKIQEYKQRMLKAELDKKEIQEQNLQREVQLKAASLSRYSLHLSQKNKILLDLSNTLRNIVSRQNMNTHGKIKQLVKEIDINLKQENEWDEFMNFFKEIHPEFIKKLSSLSQSNLSPAELRLGMLLRLNLSSKEIATILRVTPDSVRVARYRLRKKLPIDQKEELVNFMIEL
- a CDS encoding DMT family transporter, with protein sequence MGEQNRKWVYLIVLSIIWGTSYILIKKGLEGFNPIQLGAIRIVMAALFLFIIGFKSIKTISRKEWPWVGVSGIIGSFVPMFLFAFAETEIDSGIASILNSLVPLFTLFIGLFIFGVKFTQNQFIGVAVGLIGAALLIFFGTEINPDQNYWYAGLVVVATICYACNANIIKSKLQDVSPMGIAVGNFLVIFIPGLCILIFSGFLKKEVVSGPYFLSSLGYIILLCILGTCVAKVMFNKLVKISSAVFSVSVTYLIPIVGVFWGIVDGEKFAFRQLLAAVVILIGVYIVNKKKTPQRTSSLKN